A stretch of the Salminus brasiliensis chromosome 19, fSalBra1.hap2, whole genome shotgun sequence genome encodes the following:
- the LOC140541482 gene encoding transmembrane protein 182-like, translating to MKTGVAALVGGLLGGLGVLCFLVAFGTDYWLLASDDCGGLRQLDTTLRTVSAEKQDNSTEGAEVTDPSLSPLTLHHEGFFWRCVFQSDPSLHVVWAVLFTNQPRSKACVHGYLFPLPVAVGPIPHPIYDATAVFRGFWTMLIILAIVASVTGGFLLVCAVPFVSHKLYRAGGAFFITAACLFLALVGLFVLWKELVDVRRYVLQERGEDCPSAHLEAHYGWSFMVAVAGIPLVLLSGLLFFCIGKHLQKHT from the exons GTTCGGCACGGATTACTGGCTGCTGGCGAGTGATGACTGCGGGGGGCTCAGGCAGCTGGATACGACACTTCGCACAGTCAGTGCAGAGAAGCAAGACAACAGCActgag GGAGCGGAGGTGACGGACCCCAGCCTATCCCCGCTCACTCTCCATCACGAGGGCTTCTTCTGGCGCTGCGTGTTCCAGAGTGACCCCTCGCTGCACGTAGTGTGGGCTGTTTTGTTCA CAAACCAGCCAAGATCAAAAGCCTGCGTTCATGGATACCTCTTCCCTCTGCCGGTTGCGGTTGGACCCATCCCTCATCCCATTTACGATGCCACTGCAG tgttccGTGGCTTCTGGACCATGCTAATAATCCTGGCCATTGTTGCTAGTGTGACCGGTGGCTTTCTTCTGGTGTGTGCAGTTCCTTTCGTCAGCCACAAACTCTACAGGGCGGGTGGTGCCTTTTTCATCACAGCAG CATGTCTTTTCCTGGCACTGGTGGGCTTGTTTGTGCTGTGGAAGGAGTTAGTGGACGTGAGGCGATATGTCCTACAGGAGCGCGGGGAGGACTGCCCTAGTGCACATTTGGAGGCGCACTACGGCTGGTCCTTCATGGTGGCAGTGGCTGGTATCCCCTTGGTCCTTCTCTCTGGTCTCCTTTTCTTTTGCATAGGGAAGCACCTCCAGAAGCATACGTAA